CCAGAAAATTCTTTGTATATGACTCTATCGCCTATTGATATCTCATCTGTGGCACCGGCTGCAAGGCCTTCCACAATTCCTTCATGAAGCTTTTCTTGTGCGTTTCTTGGGATTATTATGCCGCCAACTTTTTTATCTCCTTCAGCTTCTTCAAGCCTTATAAGTGCGTTACCATTTACTGGTTGTATCTTTTCCATGTA
The window above is part of the Thermoanaerobacterium sp. PSU-2 genome. Proteins encoded here:
- a CDS encoding co-chaperone GroES gives rise to the protein MEKIQPVNGNALIRLEEAEGDKKVGGIIIPRNAQEKLHEGIVEGLAAGATDEISIGDRVIYKEFSGTKIKHGDTEYLIIPVDDIIAKYVDVDEI